Part of the Odocoileus virginianus isolate 20LAN1187 ecotype Illinois chromosome 9, Ovbor_1.2, whole genome shotgun sequence genome, TTCCTCACCAATAGCAGATGTGGTTTCATCTCCTGGAAtactctcctcctttcccctccctcttcctcttcttaacTCCTACTCTTCCCTCCGAGTTCAGATCCCTAACAGCCCAGATCAGATTCCCCATTACAATCCTCTGCCACTAGACCCAGCAGGCTAAAAACTTACTTTTTCTGTCTTTGACTCCAGGCCAGGTATTCTTCCAACATTCTGTGATAGAATGATCTATCTCCAGCACTGCATGCCATCAGGGAGTCTGTAAAATAGGTTTTATATCAGTGATACATGTCCAAACTGGAGTGAGCTGGTTAGGCTTTACTCTAGGTTTGCATAGGGGAGGGAAACTGGTTCAGAGGAGGGAGGGCTGATAATGTGAAAGTTAGGACGAAAGGTGTACACCCGTGTCAGGTATATGGCCATCCCACCAGGTgcggacaaagtaatgtctgttgcaaaaaaaataaaataaaataaaaaaataaaaagtaatgtcTGTTGCAGTGTGTATCATCTTTGGGGTCCAGCCCCGCTCAACCTACTGAAACACAATCTTGGGATTGGGTTGTGGTAGAAGACAACAGCTATGGTATTCTGAAAAAGCTTCCTAGGAGATTCCATTGTTCGCCTAAGGTGGAGAACCACACATGAATATTGACAGGTAAGCAAAGGATGTTCTGACCCTATTGCTGCTATATTTAAGGTTAACAgtgcagatgaaaaaaaaagttctgcgCTGAGAGGAAACATCCTGCATGACACAAGGAGGATCCCAtctgctgcaattaagacccagggcagccaggtaaataaataaaaatagggggagggagagagtgggacaagTGGAGAAAGTAGCAACAACAAATACACACTATCAAGTGGAAaatggatagctggtgagaagttactgtgtaacacagggagagagtctggtgttctgtgatgacctagaggggtggggtaagctcaggagggagggcatatatgtaattatggctgatttgctttgttgtatggcagaagcaaCACTACATTATAAAAAACAACACCAGTAAATAAAAAGGGACTTCCCccgcagtccagtggttaagattcctccttccaatgcaggaggctggggaAACATctctggtggaggaactaagatcctacatgatgcGGGGTGGGgccaaacaaaatttttttaagatgaatggataaacaaatgtaaTACGTCGATAGACTGGAATagtatttggcaataaaaaaggaatgcagtTCTAATATACGTTACAACAAAAAAACctgcaggtttttgttttgtttcttggccGCCTGGTCGCTCCTCtggtttgtgggatctttgttctggtatcagggattgaaccagattCCATGGGAGGGAAATATATCGAGTTctaacccctggacctccaggaaacTCCCCAGGGTGCAGAATTTGAAATCAGACAGAGCCAGGTACTAGCTGAGTGGTTCAGAGCAAGTTACTTTGCCTCTATAAACCCACCACACAGGACCCATGTGCCTTGTTACTTTGTACAGTGTGCTCAGGGCACCACCTGGCGGGCTGGCGGAAACTCTGATTATGCGCcccaccccagagtttctgattcaatgGGTCTGAGTGGGATCTGAGAATTTGAATCTCTAATCAAATTCCCAGGTAATTCACCTGCTGCTGGTCCAGAAGCACACTTGTGAACCACTAACCAAGCGCGTAGCGAGGACACGCTGGATTAATTCTCAGATATTCTTGTCAGAATATCTAACAAGATATTCTCCCTTGAGAGAGAATATCACCTTTCTCCCCTGAGGAGTCCTCAGCTGGTTCCAACACCCTTGAAAGCCTTAGAAAATCATTTCCCCTCTTTGGATCTCAGGGGTCACATCTGTCAAAAGAGGATGGTAGGCATGAAGAGACACTAAAGTTACTACTACACAAACAATGAACTTTCTGAACAAGGTCCTAAGGGACTTGGCAAGGTTAGGGGGAAACAAGCGAGGGCTAAGCCGAGGGGCAACTTGGGGGCCCCGGGGAGCAAGGCTTGGGCTCCAAAGGACGCCTCGGGTAAGGCAGGGCCGTGTTCTGCTCCTCTGCTCGAGGGCAAGCTGTGGCGGATTGGATGAAGCTCCCGTTTAACCTCGCTTTCCTCGGTAACATCGTTCTTATGCTTCCGCTGCATCTCCTCGCGCTCATGGCGTCGTCGTTACCAAGATTGTCCCTTCCCTCTCACCTTACTGCGGGGTCAGCAGAAGCTTGCCGTCACGTCCCCGAGCACAGTGCGCTTGCGCCGAAGCGGCGCCTGTTCTCTCGCTCGGGCAGCTGCGCGGCCGCCGATTGGCTGCGTGTGCACGTCGGCGGGTGGAGGACGCGCGGCGCTGCGTGGCTCCGCCTTCCGCGCGCCTGGTCTCTACCGAGCCAACAGAGCCTGGGTGTTTGGCCAAGTGCAGGCTGCCGGAGGGGCGCCGCAGAACCGATCTGCTGAGCCTGTCGCTGTCGCCGCCACCGCAGCCCCGCGCTCCGTGACCCGCGACCCCAGACCCCGACCCCTTTTAGATCGGCCCGCGCGCCCCAGGCCCGGCCCGGGCGGCGCGACGGGAGGATGAGCGGCGGGCGGCGGAAGGAGGAGCCGTCTCAGCCGCAGCTGGCCAACGGGGCCCTCAAAGTCTCTGTCTGGAGCAAGGTGCTGCGGAGCGACGCTGCCTGGGAAGACAAGGTGCGGTGGGACTAGCGGGGGCGCACGTTCGAGGAGCCGGCTGGGACTCGGGGACGAAAGGACAGGCCCGAACCAGCCCCTGCTCCTGTCCCGGTCCGGGCCCGGCCGTGTTCAGGGTTGCCCAGGGGCGTTGGGGCGAACTGCGCGGGTCCAGCTGTCAGGCTCAGGACTCATCACAGAGTTGGTCAAAGGGTGAAATCGCCTGGGTCTCGCGGGAACCCGCAAGGAGGGACGGAGGAGTTGTCCTCGCAGGCAGGTCGCGTGCCTGAACGGCAAGACTGAGCTGAGTTCGATTCCATCTCCGCCTTTTAGTGCCAGCAGGATCTTGAGTAAGTCACTGATGTAGAATTAACTGCCCGAGTCGTTGGCAGGAGCAGTAACAGGAGCAGACTTCTATGGAATACTTACTATGTGTCCGGTTCTCTCCGTGTATCATCTCACTTGAGTCTCAGAAAAACTCTGACGTGGGGTACCTGCTTCGttaaagtgcttagcacacagTGAGGCTCACTAAAGGTGAGCTACCATTGCTTTCCTGTcgaatgagaaaactgaatacccttattaaatatacttattatatttaatatacttattAAAGTGTGAGAGTTAAGAGGGGAGACAGACCGCCTTTCAGGGGTGAGCGTTTGTGCATGCGGTGTGGTGGGGAGTAGGGGTCGGGGAGAAACCACCAAATGTGTGTGAGGAATGGTTGGGGAACTTCACGATGTCCTTACTGGTCACATGCATTCAGAAGATATGAATGTGAGCACTTCCCCACCTCTGCTCCATGGTGGGGAGGGAACTGTTGCCAATAGCTTGATTCCAGTTGGCCTGGAAAGATTGTTATATCTGCaatcttccccccccccccttttttttttttggagtgatgaaataGGTTTTCCTGGGGTTCTTGTAAGGGGGCGGGGGTAAATGGGAGGTACTTCCTGAAAGTGCCCTTGTCCTGCCCAGCTGTTGTAAAACCTTTCTGATTTGCTGTGTCATGTCTTACTTTCTTTGTGTAAGGACTGGTTTCTGCAGTCCAGGGAAGGTCAGAAACCTGAATCTTCCATGTTCTTGTATGAAAATTAGATGTGCTGGCACCTTCTTCACTTTTGTTTCTAATGCAGCCTCTCCTTTGTGACTTACTCAGAATTCCTTGTGTGGAGAAGTGGTAGTGAATTGGTTCACAGTCAGCCCTTCCGCCTGTGGTTAGTCTGTCTAGGTATCCCCAGGTCACTTAATTGGCCAGTAGCTCAGTTACTGTCACAGCGATTTCATTTTTGtagcttctgaaaaaaaaaaaaatgaaattctagagCACAACACCCTGGAAGCCATCTCTTAAGTAAAtatatcatctttttttaaaccacaatttAGTACAAGAAAATGTGGAAATTCGAGAACCAAATACCATTGTCTTGGGGGAAACTTTCTCTGGAAGATGAGTTTAGCAGAaaacttttctgtttctcatctgTTACAAGAGACTCTGgctctgacctcatggactggagcccaccaggctcctctatccatgggacttcccaggcaagaatactggagtgggttgtgatttgcttctccaggggatcttcccgacccagggatcaaacccacgtctcttgcacctcctgcattacaggcgaattctttaccatctgagccaccagggaagtcccaaaataagtaaatatatattattttttaaaccacaatTTAGTATAAGAAGAAGATATAGAGATTGGAGAACCAAATACCATTGCTTGGGGGGAAATTTCTCTGGAAGATGAGTTTAGCAGAAAGCATTTCTGTTCCTCACCTGTTACAAGAGGTTCTCTTGTAGTACTCCCTCCAGATAATGCAtacattctctcttttttctacaGGATGAATTTTTAGATGTGATCTACTGGTTCCGACAGATCATTGCTGTGGTCCTAGGTGTCATTTGGGGAGTGTTACCATTGCGAGGTTTCTTGGGAATAGCAGGGTAAGTCTTggggtttttttgtcttttaaagtttttgtgtgtgtgtgtgtataatgacTAAAGCAAAAAACTGGCCCCATGATGGCCCTCCTGGGTCTGATGCAGCACTCCTCAGTTCAGCAGCCTGGGAACATCTTGAGTCAGGCATATTACCTTTATGAAGATCTGGGttagtttattcattcatggGTCCATAGTGACCTCATGCAAGAGGTTGCTATATTGCCTGTTGGTAACAGGAATCTAGTTCTGACATGACCTTTGTTGTCTAGGGAAGTTTGGGAGGTGGAAGAGCTCCTGTACCTGATGATCACTTCCTTGTGCACTGTGCTGAATGTCCTGAATCTTGGCTTTGGCAGAAGTTGTTTTAggtccctactttttttttttttttggccttgccacatggcatgcagaatcttagttcccagaccagggatcgaactcatgtcccctgcagtggaagcacttaaccactggactgccatggaagcCCCAGGTCCCTACATTTTAAAGGCAGTGAAAAAGTAGGAGGTTGGGTCCttcttcctttattgtgcacCTGTGGCCAATGGCAGCATTTGACACCAGCCCCTGGTCATCACTCAACTTGTTAAGAAGTCACTGCATGCCCACTAGGTTGATTTAAAAAGATTTGTGGGAATTGTCTTAAGATGGGAGTCATGGGCAAGTTATGGTAGAAATGGACAGGCAAACCTCTGGCCTTTTCTCTTCTCACACAGGGAATACAAACTGTCAGTACTCAACATTGGAAAATCACATAGATGTGTTAACTGTGATCACATGTCTTATTTCCTTACTCTGGGGTGAAAAGTGTGAAATCATTTCAAACTCATTTGAGTTGGCTGTTTTCTCAGAAGGTAACCGAAAAGGAATGTATAGTCCTCTCTCCCAGCTAAAGAGGTTTTTGATTTATGATGCTGAGCAAACTGTTTATCCAAGGAAACCATAGGCTTTATCCTCCAACTCACTTTTGACAGAGTGGACATTTGATGAGGACTCATTGAGGAGGATGAGATGCAGGCAGGACCTGGGGTTCATAGAGATCTTCTCAGGGTGGAAGTGGTATGAAGATACATACCACATTTTTAGAATGTTGGTCACCCCATTTGAGCTTCCTGTGAGAAGAAAAGGCAGATACCAGGAAAATGGCCAGAGATGGCAGAAGGCAAtctaaaagccaaaaaaaaataatctccTGTCTTCCCCAGATCATATCCTAGGAGAAGGTAACAGTGGTTCGAACCCCCTGCACCTGTCTCGTCTTGCAGGAGCCCTGAGGGGTTTCCCTGAAGTCACCCAGTCTGGGAATAATAGAGCAAAGACACGCTAgtcagggttccctggtggctcagtggtaaggaacccgcctgccaatgcaggagatgcatccctgagtcgggaagatcccctggagagggaaatggtaacccactaaTAATTCTTACAtgaagactcccatggacagaggagcctggcaggctacagtctgtggtgtcgcaaagagtcggacacagctgagcaactcacacacacgcacagcctcctgcccccaccccaatccaGCATGCTCATCTTTGCCCATACATTTGGTATGTGGTTCTCCTGTTTACAATATAGAATGGATGCCCATCCTTAAATCTCAGTGTGGAGACTTACAGTCCTTTCCTGACCCCTCCCCCTTGACCACCAGACATTTAAATGCTGTGACTTCACTTTTTACTTAGTGTGTGAATCTTGACAGGCAGGCCCAATGTCAGccattttctctctccctgtcaTCCTTTGTCTCTTTCACTTGTATTTCCCTTTCTTATCTCATTAAGCAACCACTTTTACAGTAGGAGAGTCTAAACGAGCTTAGTAGCTGAGCGCCAGTGACATTTCTAAGTCCCATTAGTAGGCTCTGTCTAGAGCCACTAACTCAGCCTGTCCAAAATGAAACTCCTTTCAGAGGGATGTGGCCAAATTGGCTGGGTCCCCAGACTTCTAGTAGCAGATAAGGATGTGGCCATGACATAGCTAAGCCAGGGACTGTAGTTTGTGTGATATACAAGAAAAACTGTCTGTTCTTCCTGACTCCCTGCTTCTGCTGCTGGACCCATGGTTCTCCCAAGCACTTAAACTCGAAGGCTTTGAGGCTTCTTGCCTCCCCATTCAGCCATTTTCCCAGTCCCTGTCCTCAAACTATTTGTACTGATGTCCTGAAACAGGTCTAAACCAGTCTCCCAACTCCTGTTCTTTCCGGCCTGAGAAAGCCCACACTGACTATTCACACCCTGCCTCAGCCTCACCTTGCTCAGACAGCCTTAGGTCTGTagcacaccccctccccaccttgcACAAGGATTTATATTCCTGTCATCACACTGCCCTACCATGCCCTGCAGCAGTTCACACTTCATCCGCCAGGAGGCACCTGTTCTCTTTACATTTTCCACTGCAGCCTTCAGAGGGGTGTGGCCTAAGGCATATAGTCCCCATAAGATTAGGCACTATAAAAGGAAAGATCATAAAGGAAGTTTTGGTCACTTTATGAACATTACTTTTACACAGCTACAGTACCAAGAGATCAGTGGAGCACAGTGCTGTGTTTCTATTCTCAGTATTCTGATTCCTGCATCTGTTAAATCATATGTGATGGGGGTCAGAGACCTTTCTGAACCCTCTGGTTTCAATCCACTCTGACTGTTGTTTTTGCCCCCCTCATAGTTGGTGAGCTGATGGCTGGCACTGCCGGGTTCACCTCTGCATCGAGTGCAGTAGCCGCCGGTGAACACTCAGAAATTGTCTCCCGTTGGGGGTTATGCAGGGGCTGCTTTACTGTGCTCTTGCTTGCCTGACTAGGCCGTGAAGCAGCAGCTTCACATGGGTTTTTTCCATGACCACCCTCCTTCCCGAGCTGCAGCTACCTGGAGGCTGTCAGGAACTGGTCTTATTTGGGATTGTTCAGCAGCCTTCTGTCTGTCTTCAAGGGGGCTTGGAGAACTTACATGTGCTTGCCGATCAActaaaagaggtttttttttctctgacacAACCACGTGGGCAGCTCCACTGAGGACCTAGGTGTGTTTTCATGGATCACTTCATTTGCCCCCATGACACGGTTAACTGCAGCTGCCAGTGCCCTGACAGAGCTGGACACTTGGTGGGAGTTCTGGGTCCTCCACGCCTGCAGCTCACGTTTGGTGCTTGTCCTCCCTTGCTCCAGGTTCTGCCTGATCAACGCGGGTGTCCTGTACCTGTACTTCAGCAACTACCTGCAGATAGACGAGGAAGAATATGGCGGCACGTGGGAGCTCACGAAAGAAGGGTTTATGACATCGTTTGCCTTGTTCATGGTATGTGTAACTGAGAATTTCCCAGCAAGGTTTGTCGTTTCCTAGAGCTCTCAGTTATTCAAGGGGAGCCCTTTGATAGTTACATTGTGTGACTTGTGTACTGTTTTTTCAAGACTCCTGAGGCTGGAGGGCCTTTCTTGAGTTAATGTTGTCTCATAAGGTGTGGGGTGCGGCACTCTGTAGTCTCCCTGTGGTGAGTGAATGCAGGGCTCATTGTCAACTTATGCATCTAATTCTCAACTCTGGCTGCATATTGAAAACTGGGAAACATTTAACACA contains:
- the RAB5IF gene encoding GEL complex subunit OPTI; amino-acid sequence: MSGGRRKEEPSQPQLANGALKVSVWSKVLRSDAAWEDKDEFLDVIYWFRQIIAVVLGVIWGVLPLRGFLGIAGFCLINAGVLYLYFSNYLQIDEEEYGGTWELTKEGFMTSFALFMVIWIIFYTAIHYD